Genomic window (Triticum urartu cultivar G1812 unplaced genomic scaffold, Tu2.1 TuUngrouped_contig_1400, whole genome shotgun sequence):
agggttagggtttgaAGATATTTGAGATTTTTCCATTTAAGTTGATATATGTGagttgttcttgatatagatatGCTTTTGCTTTTGCAGCAAACTCCTGACACTGTGATAGACCCTAGTTTCTGTGGGCTTGTGACTGAATCTGACAGAAGGTGCATCCTGCACAGGCAGAGGGCGGGCAAGTTTGTGGCATTTCAAGGCACTGACACTGGCAGGAGATTCATAGGATGTGCTACTGAGGTAATGGACCAAGTTGGTGTGGATTTGATTAgtttgaatttctgctatgtaGTGGAAACAAAGTGTTTAGTTGCTGTTATTCTGAATTTTCCTTAAGTCTGAAAACATTGGTATGTCTGAATACTTTACTTGTAGTAAAGAGCACTGGAAACATGTCTGAATATTGTACTTGTAGTATAGAACTAACTAGCTAGTGTAGCTTATATCATTATTGTTTATGATTTGTTATTCTGAATTTGCTTGTTCACTGTAAAATTAAATTGATTTTCAGGATGGTGTGAACTGTGGTGTTCTGGAGTGGGTAGATGCCCCCTGGCCTGTAATTCTGCAAAGGTGCTTAAGCAAGCTCTGGAATATGTATCATGAGCAGAACCTTGGTAGAGCCCAGGATAATGAGGCTCATGGGATAGAGGTTGCAAAACTGCAGAAGGAGCTTGCTTCTCTGGCCAATCAGTATAGCCAGCTGGTGGATGATGTGTCCAAGTTGTTTGATTATCAGGATGGAATCAAATCTCATGACATGGATTGCACAAGCCAGGCAATCAATGAACTGAAGGAGATGAAGAAGCAACTTGAGGAGCAGGCAAAGATTGAGCTTCAAATGGAGAAGCTTAAGCTCAAGAAAGAACAAAGGTGCATCCTTCAGAGTCAAGCTGATATAATCCAAAACATAAGGAAGGCCATGAAGGAGCTAGAGGTGGAGAAAGATCTCCttaaagaagagaagaagaagatggaGAATGTCATTGCTGAGCTCCTTAAGGTTGGTCATGGGTGCAAGGAAAAGCTGGACAAGATAAAGGAAGTTGTGATGGAGGAGTGAAGTGGCAGCTCTCTGGATGGTAAGTATATATGAGGCCTATATATATAATTGGCCTAGGAATGATCAGTCTGGTGCAAATATGCCCTGATCTACTTATGAACTACCTTTGAACTACCTAAGAACTGTAATGGGTTCAGATCATTTTGGTTGGTGTGGGGGTGGTGTTTGCCCTGATCTGTACTGCCCAAATATTATCCTGATGCTGAGAACTAGTGCTAAGTTAAGTTAAGAACTAAATTATCTAAGTCTGATGTAGTTTATTTGTGTGTGTTGTATCATAAGTTCTTGCTGAGATCTGTTTACTTCATAAATTGCTTCATCACAGGTTCAGACAAATTCAGAGAAGTTTGGAGGACATCTAGTCTCCCATAGATAGCATTTAGTCTTACATAGATAGGACATGGACACTGAAATTGTTCAAAGACACTTAAACTGACAGAACTGAATCTCACTGAGATTGCAAACACCCTGATAAACTGACAGAACTAAACTGACATAACTGAATCTCACATAGATCTGGCAATAACTGAATCTGAAACTTACTGTTTCAGATTGTTAGGCCCCTGCCCTGCTATGCGACCTGACCGTCGCACCTCTTGCTTGACTTGAGTGGTAGGTGGCAGCTCTGGCACCTCCTCTTCGTCTCCATCGATGACGATGATGGGAGGAGGACGTCGGCGAGCCAATAGTGCTGGTGGGGCGATGATCTGCAGGTCCTCGTTGGCGTTGCCCATAGTAGTTGGAGTTGCAGCTTGTGCTGGAGGGATATAGCGGTGGGCTGCCCACCGTTCCCTCTGCCCAGCATCGCCGGAGTCCGCCTCCTTCATTGCCCACAGCAACATGTCGATGGGCATGATACCCTTACCTGGGGTTGCATAGCGCTGGTCCATGCGCTACTTCTCCTCAGTCGTcgccttcttcctcacctcttctgaTGCATCCACAAGCCCTTGTGTGCTGCTGTATCTCATGGCAATCTTCATGTAGTCGAGGAAGAGGTCTTCGTCGCCGCGAGCCGACCCAAAAAGCATAGCAACCCAGCCCTTGCCGGTGGGGAAGGGGTTCAGCCATGGGTCTGGCGTAGAGGAAGAACCAGCCATGGATGTAGGTGGAGTGAGGTTTTCGAGAGAGAGGTAGAGTGAGCAGAGATAGAGTGAGTTGTTGGGCTACTTAAATGTTGGAGTGGAGGAAGTGCGGTGGAGTGTGAAAGTGAGGTTTTTGAGATTGAGTGATGAGAAATGGTGGTAGTTGTGTTGCAATTAAAGTCTTTGTTGAAACCCAGCAACTTGGAACTTGTGTGCTCAAACAGTGGAGTAGTTGATGGTCAAATAGTGGAGTATTTCAAAAATTAGAGTGACCAAAAAATCACATTTCAGCAAAGCCCAAGTATAGAAACATTTAGATAAATGCAGATAGATGGATTCAGGCATAAGTTCAGACTTAAAAATACTGTGCCATGGATACATTTCTTAGAAAATAAGCATAGTCTTTATCATAGATTTTACAACAACCCAAACATAGATAGTTCAGAAAATAAGCATAGTCTTTAACATGAGTACTCTCTTTAACATAGATTCAGGCAGCCACATTGCATCGTCTTCATCACGGTTGGTGCATCTCCTGAACTGCATCCTTCACTGCAATCATAAAGTTCAGAAAGTTCAGAAGAAGACAATATTCAAAGCAAGACTAAGAACAAGATTCAGGGCAATATTGAGCACAAGACAAGCAGATTCATAAACACCACAATTTAGTCAGAAACTACCGCGTAGAACTAATCTGAATCCTGTCTTCCTTCTGCTGCAGCCAGGATCTGAGTCCATCTCTTCCTTGTTGCTTGGAATCGATGGAAAGAAGCCCTGTCTCTGGCCCACCAGATGATTAGTTCATCTGTGATGTTGGTTCCTTCTGGGAACACCTCCTTGAACTGCTTCACGTCATTCTGGTTGCGTTCCGCCATAATCATGGAAGCAATCCTCTGGCGTCGCTCCTGTGCCTGTGCTCGACGGTTGGCCCTCCTTTCAGCCCTAGCAACCTCGTCTTGTTCATCAACTACCTCTCCTAACTGTTGATCCATCAGTGGCGGCTAGGTTTTGGTCAAGGGGAATGAGGCGCAGGGATCCAGCCTCTCTTATGTACACAGTGTGGCAGGCTTGGTGGGTTAGTTAGGTCCAACACGGAAgcccaccatcaggcccacggtACACCACAAATTTGATACAAGTACATTAAGGTTCGGTCAGGTTCACCCAAATTCAGACATACTCATGCAGAAAAGTACAGACAGGTTCAAAACAAAGAGAAACAGGTTCTAAACTAATTCAAACAGGTTCTAAGAGAGAAGTTCTACCTTTTATAGTGTCAGTTACCACTGGCATAGTAATAACCCCTCAATCTGCTGCTTGCAAACCTCTTCCTTTTGTTACCAGCCAAAACCTCTGAAGTTGCAGCAACAAATCTTGGTGCACTGAATTCCTTGCCTCTCCCTCCACCTGTAGGCCTACCCCTTTTTGTAGCAGGAGCTGGTGCTGATGCAGCAGCAGTTGGTGCTGATGCAGTAGCAGCTGGTGCTCTTGCACTAAGGGCTGGTGCTCTTGGAGTTTGTATTGGAGCAGATGGAGCAGGTGCATAGACTGCCCTGTTTTCCTACATTAAAGGTCCAACTTAACTTAGATTAGACTATGTAAAAGGAAACATTGCTCTGATGCTTGATAATTACCTGGTGTTTGTTTTTCCTCATTTGCAGTTTAGGCCTAAGAGTCTTATTGCAACTTGTATACTTGTGTCCTTCCAACCCACAATTTCCATAGGTAATTGTTCCCATCCTACTGGTGTCTCTTGGGGCAGGAACTTCAAACTCTCCTTTCCTCCTTGCAGTCTGTTTTCTGCCTGCCTTTTCTTTGAACACAGGAGGTTCAATGTCTGGAGTGTTTGTGTGAGGCCAGAAATCTGGACCAGGAACAGGGTATATAATTTCTTTGTATGTCTCCAAATAAAGTGGCTTCTTGAAAAAGTCATTGACATAGTCCTCAGGATGCAACTTTTGCTTTGTCAGTACAGATATGCCATGACTGCAAGGTACACCAGTCATGTTCCATCTCTTGCAGTCACATGTATACCCTTCCATGTCCACACAATACTGTTTTTCTTTGCTAGTAACTTGCCAAATTGTTGGACCTGCTCTGTCAGCCTGACAATACTTGGCATACTGCTTGTTCTCTTCTAAAATCTCTGAGTAGGTTGGTCTGATTGTCCACCTGCTAATCTGTAACTTCTCCCTAATTTGTTGCCTCTTGATCATTTGCTTGGTCCTAATCCCTTCAAACATTCTCCTTACTGGTTTGGCCCTAACATCCAGTATCATCTTGTTGAAGACTTCACTTAGATTGTTCACAACTAAATCTGTTTTGCAAGTATGATCCATAGAAAACCTAGCCCAAGTAGAGACCTCAATTTTTTTGAGCCATTTCCAAGCATCCTCAAACTGTGCTTTCAGCTCTGCCATGCCTAGTTCATGCCCATGTTTAGTGTAAGAGTAGCTAGCCTTGTCAATACACTTCTTTAGTTCCTGGCCTCTAAATCCAGCAGATTGAAAATTTGCATATATGTGCCTAAGGCAATACCTTTGAGGTGAATCAGGGAATACCTCATTTATTGCCTTAAGCAAGCCCTGCACATTCACAAATTATTAATACAATTGAAAAAAGTAATAACATAAATTGCTCAATGAAATTCTTCCCAACCTTTTGCCTGTCAGACATGATAGTGTATGTTCCAAATTTGTTGCCACTGCCAATGCAACATCTCAATTGAGTTAAAAACCAATTCCAACTTTCACCATCTATCTTGTCAACCACACCAAAAGCTATAGGATAAATATTGTTGTTTCCATCCCTTCCTGTGGCTGCAAGAATTTATTGTCCAGTGATTAACTTGATGAAGCATCCATCAAGACCTATAAATGGTCTGCAACCATTAAGGAAACCTTCCTTTGAAGCTGCTAAACAATAGAACATATACTTGAATCTAGGAGTAGGTGATGGGTTCTCTGGATCTTCAAATGTTGTTACTATACACCTGCTACCTGGGTTTGTGTcaagaactgcttgaagataatCCCTGGGCCTCAAGTACTGCTGCTTTTGGTCACCTTGAACTACATCAACAGCCTTCCTCCTTGCCCTATATGCCACACTTCTTGATACATCCACTGAAAACTTACTCTTGGTCTTCTTAATTAATGCATCCACATGAGATCTAATGTCTTCTCTCAATGCTGCCTCCACTGACCTTGACATCCACTTAGTAGTAACCTTTGTGGACTCTGCACATGCTCCACAAGTGTGCAACATATCAC
Coding sequences:
- the LOC125526684 gene encoding uncharacterized protein LOC125526684, whose product is MPSWPNSNETSDDDDEYMSEFSSMQMEYFQTPDTVIDPSFCGLVTESDRRCILHRQRAGKFVAFQGTDTGRRFIGCATEDGVNCGVLEWVDAPWPVILQRCLSKLWNMYHEQNLGRAQDNEAHGIEVAKLQKELASLANQYSQLVDDVSKLFDYQDGIKSHDMDCTSQAINELKEMKKQLEEQAKIELQMEKLKLKKEQRCILQSQADIIQNIRKAMKELEVEKDLLKEEKKKMENVIAELLKVGHGCKEKLDKIKEVVMEE